The Mycolicibacterium lutetiense genome window below encodes:
- a CDS encoding resuscitation-promoting factor — MDVLNKLHESRSPLLRGVVGALLVTLTAAGGYAVGSHKTVTLSVDGAPMTVTTMKSRVIDVVEENGFSVGDRDDLYPSADESVHQADTIVLRRSRPLQLSLDGNDSKQVWTTASTVDEALAQLKLTDKAPAAASRGSRVPLAGMALPVVSAKTVRIDDGGAVRTVHLAAPNVAGLLAAAGAPLEQNDTVVPAASTPVTEGMQVEVTRMRIVKVTERVPLTPGNQRIEDTSMNMSRQVVEEPGAPGTQDVTYAVAKVNGVETGRLPVANVVIAPARDGVLRVGAKPGTEVPAVTMGGTWDSLAQCEAGGNWAINTGNGFFGGVQFDQNTWERQGGLRYAPRADLATREEQIAIATVTQARQGWGAWPTCSGRIGAR, encoded by the coding sequence GTGGACGTGCTCAACAAACTTCATGAATCCCGATCGCCGCTGCTGCGAGGCGTGGTGGGAGCCCTGCTGGTCACGCTGACCGCGGCCGGGGGCTACGCCGTCGGATCGCACAAGACCGTGACGCTGAGCGTCGACGGCGCGCCGATGACCGTGACGACCATGAAGTCGCGGGTGATCGATGTGGTCGAGGAGAACGGTTTCTCGGTGGGCGATCGCGATGATCTCTACCCCTCGGCCGACGAGTCCGTGCACCAGGCCGACACCATCGTTCTGCGCCGCAGCCGGCCCCTGCAGTTGTCGTTGGACGGCAATGACAGCAAGCAGGTGTGGACCACCGCCTCGACCGTGGACGAGGCCCTGGCGCAGCTGAAGCTGACCGACAAGGCACCGGCCGCGGCTTCCCGCGGCAGCCGGGTGCCGCTGGCCGGTATGGCATTGCCGGTGGTGAGCGCGAAGACCGTCCGGATCGACGACGGCGGAGCCGTGCGGACAGTGCATCTGGCCGCGCCGAACGTTGCCGGTCTGCTGGCCGCCGCGGGGGCGCCGCTGGAGCAGAACGACACTGTTGTTCCGGCCGCATCGACCCCGGTCACCGAGGGTATGCAGGTCGAAGTGACCCGCATGCGCATCGTGAAGGTCACCGAGCGGGTTCCGCTGACCCCGGGCAATCAGCGCATCGAAGACACCTCCATGAACATGAGCCGTCAGGTCGTCGAGGAACCGGGCGCCCCGGGCACCCAGGACGTGACCTACGCGGTGGCCAAGGTGAACGGCGTGGAGACCGGCAGGCTGCCAGTAGCCAATGTCGTGATCGCCCCGGCGCGCGACGGCGTGCTGCGGGTCGGAGCAAAGCCCGGCACCGAAGTCCCGGCGGTCACCATGGGCGGCACCTGGGATTCTCTCGCGCAGTGCGAAGCGGGAGGTAACTGGGCCATTAACACAGGTAACGGATTTTTTGGTGGCGTCCAATTCGACCAGAACACCTGGGAGCGACAGGGCGGTCTGCGCTATGCTCCGAGGGCCGATCTGGCGACAAGAGAAGAGCAGATTGCGATTGCTACGGTGACGCAGGCCCGGCAGGGATGGGGTGCTTGGCCGACGTGTAGCGGGAGGATTGGGGCGCGCTGA
- the rsmA gene encoding 16S rRNA (adenine(1518)-N(6)/adenine(1519)-N(6))-dimethyltransferase RsmA, producing the protein MTIRLLGRTEIRRLAKEIDFRPRKAFGQNFVHDANTVRRIVSASGIHRDDHVLEVGPGLGSLTLPLLDRGARVTAVEIDPVLAKQLPATIADHSHSEINRLTVINQDILTLMPSDLTDHPTALVANLPYNIAVPALLHLLAEFPSIRTVMVMVQAEVAERLAAEPGGKDYGVPSAKARFYGNVRRHGMVSPTVFWPIPRVYSGLVRIDRYETSPWPTEAEFRDEVFKLIDIGFGQRRKTSRNAFADWAGSGNESAERLLAASIDPSRRGETLGIADFVRLLQRAKEAEGEAAAEVAAEPSRPT; encoded by the coding sequence CTGACTATTCGACTGCTCGGGCGGACCGAGATACGACGCTTGGCGAAAGAAATCGACTTTCGACCACGCAAGGCCTTTGGCCAGAACTTCGTTCATGATGCCAACACCGTTCGGCGCATCGTGTCGGCGTCCGGGATTCACCGGGACGACCATGTGCTCGAAGTCGGACCCGGCCTCGGGTCGCTGACTCTGCCCCTGTTGGACCGTGGTGCCAGGGTGACCGCGGTGGAGATCGACCCGGTGCTGGCCAAGCAACTGCCGGCCACCATCGCCGATCATTCGCACAGCGAGATCAACCGGCTCACCGTCATCAATCAGGACATCCTGACCCTGATGCCGTCCGATCTGACCGATCACCCGACGGCACTCGTGGCGAACCTGCCCTACAACATTGCGGTGCCCGCACTGCTGCACCTGTTGGCCGAATTCCCGTCGATTCGCACGGTGATGGTCATGGTGCAGGCCGAGGTGGCCGAGCGTCTGGCGGCCGAACCCGGCGGCAAGGACTACGGCGTGCCCAGTGCCAAGGCGCGTTTCTACGGAAACGTGCGCAGGCACGGGATGGTGTCGCCGACGGTGTTCTGGCCGATCCCGCGGGTGTACTCCGGGCTGGTCCGCATCGACCGGTACGAGACATCGCCGTGGCCGACGGAGGCCGAGTTCCGTGATGAGGTGTTCAAGCTCATCGACATCGGATTCGGGCAGCGGCGCAAGACCTCTCGTAACGCGTTCGCGGATTGGGCGGGTTCGGGCAACGAGTCGGCCGAGCGGCTGCTGGCCGCCAGTATCGACCCGTCGCGCCGCGGCGAGACGCTCGGTATCGCCGACTTCGTCCGGCTCCTGCAGCGGGCCAAGGAGGCCGAGGGTGAGGCCGCCGCCGAGGTTGCGGCGGAGCCTTCGCGCCCAACGTGA
- a CDS encoding serine/threonine-protein kinase, with product MPSLEVGIAGYTATKVVGYGGSALVYQARDPDGALVALKVLDDRHRRPAQLARLQREFDFARQLTHPNVVTAHAAGPGWLAMELLDGGRVTNLTGIPERLTALTQIAGALDHVHRRGIVHCDVKPANILVDQPFSRAVLIDFGVAHSMAADVAAKLAQDRHSRMSLDPARRITRRAPRPHPDIQASLPYSAPELLSDRTPSAATDQYALACTTVELLTGSPPFSADTAIALIDHQMYSRPPRISQRCNWIAPSADSIVTRAMAKDPERRYDSCSEFVSLIAEAITSPM from the coding sequence GTGCCCTCACTCGAGGTGGGAATAGCGGGATACACCGCGACGAAGGTCGTGGGGTACGGCGGCTCAGCGCTCGTGTATCAGGCACGCGATCCCGACGGGGCCCTCGTCGCACTGAAGGTTCTCGATGATCGGCACCGCAGGCCCGCCCAGTTGGCCCGGCTGCAACGCGAGTTCGACTTCGCCCGCCAGCTCACCCATCCGAACGTCGTCACGGCACACGCGGCGGGCCCGGGCTGGCTGGCGATGGAACTCCTCGACGGTGGCAGGGTGACCAACCTGACCGGCATCCCCGAGCGGCTCACCGCGCTGACCCAGATCGCCGGGGCGCTCGATCACGTCCATCGACGCGGCATCGTGCACTGCGACGTCAAACCTGCCAATATCCTTGTCGATCAACCATTTTCGAGAGCAGTGCTGATCGATTTCGGGGTGGCCCATTCGATGGCCGCAGACGTGGCCGCCAAGCTGGCCCAGGACCGGCACAGCAGGATGAGCCTCGACCCGGCCCGACGCATCACCCGCCGGGCGCCCCGTCCGCACCCGGATATTCAAGCGTCACTGCCCTATTCGGCACCCGAGCTACTCAGTGACCGGACGCCGTCGGCGGCAACGGACCAGTACGCACTGGCCTGCACGACGGTTGAGCTACTGACCGGGTCGCCGCCGTTCTCCGCGGATACCGCGATAGCCCTGATCGATCACCAGATGTACAGCCGACCGCCACGAATATCGCAGCGGTGCAACTGGATTGCACCTTCGGCAGACTCAATCGTCACCAGGGCGATGGCGAAGGACCCGGAACGGCGATACGACTCATGCTCGGAGTTCGTCAGCCTGATCGCCGAGGCAATCACGTCCCCAATGTGA
- a CDS encoding 4-(cytidine 5'-diphospho)-2-C-methyl-D-erythritol kinase gives MSASDGSTASEWVPTGSVTVRVPGKVNLYLAVGDVRDDGYHDLATVFHAVSLLDEVTVRNADMLSVTVEGEGVESVPTDERNLAWRAAELLAEHVGRAPDVAISIDKSIPVAGGMAGGSADAAAVLVAMNTLWELGVPRRDLHALAAKLGSDVPFALHGGTALGTGRGEELATVLARNTFHWVLAFARKGLSTPKVFGELDRLRADTSTPGPPRTEEPEPVLAALASGDPAELAPLLGNDLQSAALSLYPDLRRTLRAGVEAGALAGIVSGSGPTCAFLCSSSTSAVDVGTELAGAGVCRTVRVASGPVSGARVVPEPSTSA, from the coding sequence GTGTCAGCATCCGACGGCAGTACCGCCTCCGAGTGGGTCCCCACCGGTTCGGTGACCGTGCGCGTCCCCGGCAAGGTGAATCTCTACCTGGCCGTCGGCGACGTGCGCGACGACGGCTATCACGACCTCGCCACGGTGTTCCACGCCGTGTCGTTGCTGGACGAGGTGACGGTGCGCAATGCCGACATGCTGTCGGTGACGGTCGAGGGTGAGGGTGTGGAGTCGGTGCCCACCGACGAGCGCAATCTGGCCTGGCGTGCGGCCGAACTGTTGGCTGAGCATGTGGGCCGGGCGCCGGACGTGGCAATCAGCATCGACAAGTCGATCCCGGTGGCCGGCGGCATGGCCGGGGGGAGTGCCGACGCGGCCGCGGTGCTGGTGGCTATGAACACGTTGTGGGAGCTCGGGGTGCCCAGGCGCGATCTGCACGCCCTGGCCGCCAAGTTGGGCAGTGACGTCCCGTTCGCGCTGCACGGTGGTACTGCGCTGGGTACCGGCCGCGGTGAGGAGCTGGCCACGGTGTTGGCCCGCAACACTTTCCACTGGGTGCTGGCGTTCGCACGCAAGGGCCTGTCCACCCCCAAGGTGTTCGGCGAGCTGGATCGACTGCGCGCGGACACCTCGACTCCAGGCCCGCCGCGGACCGAGGAGCCCGAGCCCGTGCTGGCCGCGCTGGCGTCCGGTGATCCGGCCGAACTGGCCCCGCTGCTGGGCAATGACCTGCAGTCGGCCGCGCTGAGCCTGTACCCGGATCTGCGCCGGACCCTGCGGGCCGGGGTGGAGGCCGGCGCCCTGGCCGGCATCGTGTCCGGTTCGGGCCCGACGTGTGCGTTCCTGTGCTCGTCGTCGACGTCTGCGGTGGACGTGGGTACGGAACTGGCCGGGGCCGGCGTGTGCCGGACGGTGCGGGTGGCCAGCGGCCCGGTCAGCGGTGCCCGGGTTGTTCCCGAGCCGTCGACGTCGGCCTGA
- a CDS encoding fatty acyl-AMP ligase: MSRFTEKMYRNARESKRGMVTGEPQEPVRHTWGEVHERARRIAGGLAAAGIGHGDAVGVLAGYPVEIAPTAQGVWMRGASLTMLHQPTPRTDLAVWAEDTMNVIGMIEADAVVVSEPFLVAIPVLEEKGIKVVKVSDLLAADPIDPVETGEDDLALMQLTSGSTGSPKAVQITHRNIHSNAEAMFIGAKYDVDTDVMVSWLPCFHDMGMVGFLTIPMYFGAELVKVTPMDFLRDTLLWAKLIDKYKGTMTAAPNFAYALFAKRLRRQAKPGDFDLSTLRFALSGAEPVEPADVEDLLDAGKPFGLRKSAILPAYGMAETCLAVSFSPCDTGLVVDEVDADLLAALRQAVPATKGNTRRLASLGPLLKDLEARVVDEHGDVMLARGVGVIELRGESLTPGYLTMGGFLPAQDEHGWYDTGDLGYITEEGNIIVCGRVKDVIIMAGRNIYPTDIERAAGRVDGVRPGCAVAVRLDAGHSRETFAVAVESNAWQDPAEVRRIEHQVAHEVVSEVDMRPRNVVVLGPGSIPKTPSGKLRRANSVSLVT; the protein is encoded by the coding sequence GTGAGCAGATTCACCGAGAAGATGTACCGCAACGCTCGTGAGAGCAAGCGCGGCATGGTGACAGGTGAACCACAGGAGCCGGTTCGCCACACCTGGGGTGAGGTTCACGAGCGGGCCCGGCGCATCGCAGGCGGCCTGGCCGCCGCGGGTATCGGTCACGGCGACGCTGTCGGCGTGCTGGCCGGCTACCCCGTCGAGATCGCGCCGACCGCGCAGGGCGTGTGGATGCGCGGCGCGAGCCTGACCATGCTCCACCAGCCGACCCCGCGTACCGACCTGGCGGTGTGGGCCGAGGACACCATGAACGTGATCGGCATGATCGAGGCGGACGCCGTCGTCGTGTCCGAGCCGTTCCTGGTCGCCATCCCGGTGCTGGAGGAAAAGGGCATCAAGGTGGTCAAGGTCTCCGACCTGCTGGCCGCCGACCCGATCGACCCGGTGGAAACCGGCGAGGACGATCTGGCGCTGATGCAGCTGACGTCCGGGTCTACTGGATCCCCGAAGGCAGTGCAGATCACCCACCGCAACATCCACTCCAACGCCGAGGCGATGTTCATCGGCGCGAAGTACGACGTCGATACGGACGTCATGGTCAGCTGGCTGCCCTGCTTCCACGACATGGGCATGGTCGGCTTCCTGACCATCCCGATGTACTTCGGCGCGGAGCTCGTCAAGGTCACGCCGATGGACTTCCTGCGTGACACCCTGCTGTGGGCCAAGCTGATCGACAAGTACAAGGGCACCATGACCGCGGCGCCGAACTTCGCCTATGCGCTGTTCGCCAAGCGGTTGCGTCGCCAGGCCAAGCCCGGCGATTTCGACCTGTCCACGCTGCGGTTCGCGCTCTCGGGTGCCGAGCCCGTGGAGCCGGCCGACGTCGAGGACCTGCTCGACGCGGGCAAGCCGTTCGGTCTGAGGAAGTCGGCGATCCTGCCGGCCTACGGCATGGCCGAGACCTGCCTGGCGGTGTCGTTCTCCCCGTGCGACACGGGCCTGGTGGTCGACGAGGTCGATGCCGACCTGCTGGCCGCACTGCGCCAAGCTGTGCCCGCCACCAAGGGCAACACCCGGCGGCTGGCCTCACTGGGCCCGCTGCTGAAGGATCTGGAGGCCCGGGTCGTCGACGAGCACGGTGACGTCATGCTGGCCCGCGGCGTCGGCGTCATCGAGTTGCGCGGCGAATCCCTGACCCCCGGCTACCTCACCATGGGCGGCTTCCTGCCGGCCCAGGACGAGCACGGCTGGTACGACACCGGCGACCTCGGTTACATCACCGAAGAGGGCAACATCATCGTGTGCGGTCGCGTCAAGGACGTGATCATCATGGCCGGGCGCAACATCTACCCGACCGACATCGAGCGCGCCGCCGGCCGCGTCGACGGCGTGCGTCCGGGTTGCGCTGTGGCGGTGCGCCTGGACGCCGGGCACTCGCGTGAGACCTTCGCTGTCGCAGTGGAGTCCAACGCCTGGCAGGATCCGGCCGAGGTGCGCCGGATCGAGCATCAGGTGGCGCACGAGGTGGTGTCCGAGGTCGATATGCGTCCGCGCAACGTCGTGGTGCTCGGGCCCGGCAGCATCCCGAAGACCCCGTCGGGCAAGCTGCGTCGCGCCAACTCGGTCTCCCTGGTCACGTAG
- a CDS encoding DUF4189 domain-containing protein codes for MVNSRWVSAILGAGVIAAGITAGTAWAGGPGGYVEDPEDIFAAVGTGEFVDTLAGFTATGDTSEEASAAVIAACESAGGVECTADEVTNDNVCIVSVASPSNHAVAGGAGATVEAARQDAFTRAAANNTPLDADSHVVVSACP; via the coding sequence ATGGTCAATTCCCGATGGGTTTCGGCGATCCTCGGTGCGGGCGTTATTGCTGCCGGGATTACCGCGGGCACCGCGTGGGCGGGTGGTCCCGGCGGTTACGTCGAGGATCCCGAAGACATATTCGCAGCAGTCGGCACCGGCGAATTCGTCGACACCCTGGCTGGTTTCACCGCGACCGGTGATACGAGTGAAGAGGCGTCGGCAGCGGTGATCGCCGCTTGCGAGAGCGCCGGTGGCGTGGAATGTACCGCCGACGAGGTGACCAACGACAACGTCTGCATCGTGTCCGTCGCCAGCCCCAGTAACCACGCGGTGGCCGGTGGGGCCGGGGCGACGGTGGAGGCTGCCCGCCAGGACGCGTTCACCCGGGCGGCGGCGAACAACACCCCGCTCGATGCAGATTCCCACGTCGTCGTATCGGCCTGCCCCTGA
- the pth gene encoding aminoacyl-tRNA hydrolase, translated as MAEPLLVVGLGNPGPAYAKTRHNVGFMVADVLAARIGSAFKVHKKSGAEVLTGRLAGAPVILAKPRCYMNESGRQVGPLAKFYSVPPGRLVVIHDELDIDFGRIRLKVGGGEGGHNGLRSIASVLGSKDFQRVRIGVGRPPGRKDPAAYVLEAFTATERAEVPTICEQAADATELMIAEGLEPAQNTVHAW; from the coding sequence ATGGCCGAGCCGCTGCTGGTGGTGGGCCTGGGAAATCCCGGGCCCGCCTACGCCAAGACCCGGCACAATGTCGGGTTCATGGTGGCCGATGTGCTGGCCGCCCGCATCGGCTCGGCCTTCAAGGTTCACAAGAAGTCCGGCGCCGAGGTACTCACCGGTCGGCTCGCAGGAGCCCCGGTGATACTGGCCAAACCTCGGTGCTACATGAACGAGTCCGGCCGCCAGGTCGGACCGTTGGCCAAGTTCTATTCGGTGCCGCCGGGCCGGCTCGTGGTCATTCACGACGAGCTCGACATCGACTTCGGACGGATCCGGCTCAAGGTCGGCGGCGGCGAAGGCGGCCACAACGGGCTGCGTTCAATCGCATCGGTCTTGGGCAGCAAGGACTTTCAGCGAGTCCGCATCGGAGTGGGCCGCCCGCCGGGCCGTAAGGATCCAGCGGCGTACGTGCTCGAGGCGTTCACCGCCACCGAACGCGCCGAAGTGCCGACGATCTGCGAGCAGGCCGCCGACGCCACCGAGTTGATGATCGCCGAGGGCCTGGAACCGGCCCAGAACACCGTGCACGCCTGGTGA
- a CDS encoding 50S ribosomal protein L25/general stress protein Ctc, with the protein MAKAASSKNAPNKLTAAVRTRTGKGASRQARRDGNVPTVLYGHGTDPQHLEINARAFAAVLRNSGTNAVLTLDIEGKEQLALTKSLDIHPIRRNIQHVDLLVVRRGEKVHVEVSVVIEGDAVPGALVTQDTNTIEIEAEALSIPEHLTVSIEGVEAGTQILAGQVELPAGVSLVSDPELLVVNVVEAPSAEELESETPAAPAEQPAAAAAEASE; encoded by the coding sequence ATGGCCAAGGCCGCATCATCCAAGAACGCCCCCAATAAGCTGACTGCCGCCGTGCGTACCCGCACCGGCAAGGGCGCCTCCCGTCAGGCTCGCCGCGACGGCAACGTGCCCACCGTGCTGTATGGCCACGGCACCGACCCCCAGCACCTGGAGATCAACGCCCGCGCGTTCGCTGCCGTGCTGCGCAACTCGGGCACCAACGCCGTGCTGACCCTCGACATCGAGGGCAAGGAGCAGTTGGCCCTGACCAAGTCGCTCGACATCCACCCGATCCGCCGCAACATCCAGCACGTCGACCTGCTCGTCGTGCGCCGTGGCGAGAAGGTCCACGTCGAGGTCAGCGTCGTCATCGAGGGTGACGCCGTTCCGGGCGCACTGGTCACCCAGGACACCAACACCATCGAGATCGAGGCCGAGGCCCTGTCGATCCCCGAGCACCTGACCGTGTCGATCGAGGGCGTCGAGGCCGGCACCCAGATCCTGGCCGGCCAGGTCGAGCTGCCTGCGGGCGTTTCGCTGGTGTCGGATCCCGAGCTGCTGGTGGTCAACGTCGTCGAGGCTCCGAGTGCCGAGGAGCTCGAGTCCGAGACCCCCGCGGCCCCGGCCGAGCAGCCGGCGGCCGCGGCTGCCGAAGCCTCCGAGTAG
- a CDS encoding oxidoreductase, translating to MSGWTSADLPSFSGRRVIVTGANSGLGLITARELARVGAKVTVAVRNLEKGTAAAETMTGAQGNSVEVRKLDLQDLASVREFADTVESVDVLINNAGIMAVPLSRTVDGFESQIGTNHLGHFTLTNLLLPKITDRVVTVSSLMHMIGKISLGDLNWKSRPYSAWLAYGQSKLANLMFTSELQRRLTASGSQVRALAAHPGYSATNLQGQTGNKFGARMMATANRVFASDASFGARQTLFAASQDVPGDSFIGPRFGQFGPSQPVGRSPLARRVDTQRALWGLSEELTKTAYPL from the coding sequence ATGAGTGGATGGACCAGCGCCGACCTGCCCTCGTTTTCCGGCCGCCGGGTGATCGTCACCGGCGCCAACAGCGGGCTGGGGCTCATCACCGCACGTGAGCTCGCCCGCGTCGGCGCCAAGGTCACCGTTGCGGTGCGCAACCTGGAGAAGGGCACCGCAGCCGCCGAGACGATGACCGGCGCGCAGGGAAACTCTGTCGAGGTCCGCAAACTCGACCTGCAGGACCTGGCCTCGGTGCGAGAGTTCGCCGACACCGTCGAGAGCGTCGACGTACTGATCAACAACGCCGGAATCATGGCGGTCCCGCTCAGCCGCACCGTCGACGGCTTCGAGAGCCAGATCGGCACCAACCACCTCGGCCATTTCACGCTGACGAATCTGCTGCTACCCAAGATCACCGATCGGGTGGTGACGGTGTCCTCGTTGATGCACATGATCGGGAAGATCAGCTTGGGGGACCTGAACTGGAAATCGCGGCCGTATTCGGCGTGGCTGGCCTACGGCCAGTCCAAGCTGGCCAACCTGATGTTCACCTCCGAGTTGCAGCGCCGGCTGACGGCCTCGGGGTCGCAGGTGCGCGCCCTGGCCGCCCACCCCGGCTATTCGGCCACCAACCTGCAGGGCCAGACCGGCAACAAGTTCGGCGCGCGCATGATGGCGACCGCCAACCGGGTTTTCGCCAGCGATGCGTCGTTCGGCGCCCGGCAGACCCTGTTCGCGGCGTCCCAGGATGTTCCCGGCGACAGCTTCATCGGGCCGCGGTTCGGCCAGTTCGGCCCCAGCCAACCGGTCGGGCGCAGCCCGCTGGCCCGGCGGGTGGACACCCAGAGGGCGCTCTGGGGATTGTCCGAAGAGCTCACCAAGACGGCCTATCCGCTGTAG
- a CDS encoding LpqN/LpqT family lipoprotein, which produces MKQLLATAGALAVLVTGCGAETPDYKSIWTTSSTAPAAAAADKQPVPLWQYLEESGVIGEAIAPEKIPRLTVTMPNPPGWHTYNNPNLAPGTRMIAKGDTYPTAMMLAFALHGDFDIPKALKDHGYADAQLSENFKQLNASTADWKGFPSAMIEGSYDLNGKRMQSYNRVVIANDGLQPPQRYLIQLTVTTYADEAAAQGPDIESIIAGFNVAKK; this is translated from the coding sequence GTGAAGCAGCTGCTCGCCACGGCCGGCGCGCTGGCGGTGCTGGTTACCGGTTGCGGCGCCGAAACGCCTGACTACAAGTCGATCTGGACCACGAGCTCGACGGCTCCGGCCGCCGCCGCCGCCGACAAGCAGCCGGTGCCGCTGTGGCAATACCTGGAGGAATCCGGTGTGATCGGCGAGGCCATCGCGCCCGAGAAGATCCCGCGTCTGACGGTGACCATGCCGAACCCACCGGGATGGCATACCTACAACAATCCGAACCTGGCCCCAGGCACCCGGATGATCGCCAAGGGCGACACCTACCCCACCGCGATGATGCTGGCCTTCGCCCTGCACGGTGACTTCGACATTCCCAAGGCCCTCAAAGACCACGGTTACGCCGATGCTCAACTGTCGGAGAACTTCAAGCAGCTCAACGCATCCACCGCCGACTGGAAGGGCTTCCCGTCGGCGATGATCGAGGGCAGCTACGACCTCAACGGCAAGCGCATGCAGAGCTACAACCGGGTCGTCATCGCCAATGACGGGCTGCAGCCCCCGCAGCGGTATCTCATCCAGCTGACCGTGACGACCTACGCCGATGAGGCTGCGGCGCAGGGGCCGGACATCGAATCGATCATCGCGGGCTTCAACGTCGCGAAGAAGTAA
- the arsC gene encoding arsenate reductase (glutaredoxin) (This arsenate reductase requires both glutathione and glutaredoxin to convert arsenate to arsenite, after which the efflux transporter formed by ArsA and ArsB can extrude the arsenite from the cell, providing resistance.): MAVPARIYHNPKCSTSRKTLDLLRENGIEPEVVQYLKTPPTRDEIAALIKAAGIDVRTAVRKRESLYAELGLADASDDELLDAMAENPILIERPFVVTDNGTRLARPIDSVREIL; the protein is encoded by the coding sequence ATAGCGGTGCCGGCGCGTATCTACCACAACCCGAAGTGCTCCACCTCACGCAAGACGCTGGACCTGTTGCGCGAGAACGGGATCGAGCCCGAAGTTGTGCAGTACCTGAAGACGCCGCCGACACGCGATGAGATCGCCGCGCTGATCAAAGCTGCCGGGATCGATGTCCGCACCGCGGTGCGCAAGCGTGAATCCCTCTATGCCGAACTGGGTTTGGCCGATGCCTCCGACGACGAACTGCTCGATGCGATGGCCGAGAACCCGATCCTGATCGAGCGGCCGTTCGTCGTCACCGACAACGGCACCAGGCTGGCCCGGCCGATCGATTCGGTGCGCGAGATTCTGTGA
- a CDS encoding ribose-phosphate diphosphokinase, whose amino-acid sequence MATDWTDNRKNLMLFSGRAHPELAEQVAKELGIEVTAQTARDFANGEIFVRFDESVRGCDAFVLQSHPAPLNQWLMEQLIMIDALKRGSAKRITAILPFYPYARQDKKHRGREPISARLVADLLKTAGADRIVSVDLHTDQIQGFFDGPVDHMRAQSLLCGYIADKYNDSDVVVVSPDSGRVRVAEKWADSLGGVPLAFIHKTRDPLVPNQVVANRVVGDVKGKTCILTDDMIDTGGTIAGAVKLLREDGAKDVVIAATHGVLSDPAAQRLADCGAREVIVTNTLPITEDKKFPQLTELSIAPLLASTIRAVFENGSVTGLFDGSA is encoded by the coding sequence GTGGCCACGGACTGGACCGACAATCGAAAAAACCTGATGCTGTTCTCGGGGCGTGCGCACCCCGAGTTGGCGGAGCAAGTGGCCAAGGAACTCGGCATCGAGGTCACGGCGCAGACCGCCCGTGACTTTGCCAACGGCGAGATCTTCGTCCGGTTCGACGAGTCCGTGCGCGGCTGCGACGCGTTCGTGCTGCAGAGTCACCCTGCGCCGCTGAACCAGTGGCTCATGGAGCAGCTGATCATGATCGACGCGCTCAAGCGCGGTAGCGCCAAGCGGATCACCGCGATCCTGCCGTTCTACCCGTACGCGCGGCAGGACAAGAAGCACCGCGGCCGCGAGCCCATCTCGGCCCGCCTGGTCGCCGACCTGCTCAAGACCGCCGGCGCCGACCGCATCGTCTCGGTCGACCTGCACACCGACCAGATCCAGGGCTTCTTCGACGGCCCCGTGGACCACATGCGCGCCCAGTCGCTGCTGTGCGGCTACATCGCCGACAAGTACAACGACTCCGACGTCGTCGTGGTGTCACCGGACTCGGGCCGCGTGCGTGTCGCCGAGAAGTGGGCCGACTCGCTGGGCGGCGTGCCGCTGGCGTTCATCCACAAGACCCGCGACCCGCTGGTGCCCAACCAAGTCGTGGCCAACCGGGTGGTGGGCGACGTCAAGGGCAAGACCTGCATCCTCACCGACGACATGATCGACACCGGCGGCACCATCGCCGGCGCGGTCAAGCTGCTGCGTGAGGACGGCGCCAAGGACGTGGTGATCGCCGCGACGCACGGCGTGCTGTCCGACCCGGCCGCCCAGCGCCTGGCCGATTGCGGCGCCCGTGAGGTGATCGTCACCAACACGCTGCCGATCACCGAGGACAAGAAGTTCCCACAGCTGACCGAGCTGTCCATCGCGCCGCTGCTGGCCAGCACCATTCGCGCGGTGTTCGAGAACGGTTCGGTGACCGGGCTCTTCGACGGGTCGGCATAG